In Arthrobacter sp. MN05-02, one genomic interval encodes:
- a CDS encoding antibiotic biosynthesis monooxygenase, translating to MIFIVVKFTVKPEWSDRWIDLTRDFTEATRQEPGNLWFDWSRSVENPNQFVLVEAFQDDAAEAHVNSDHFSQAMQDMPQALVETPEIISERIGAEGWGRMGELTVG from the coding sequence ATGATCTTCATCGTCGTCAAGTTCACCGTGAAGCCGGAGTGGAGCGACCGCTGGATCGACCTGACCCGCGACTTCACGGAGGCGACACGCCAGGAGCCCGGCAACCTGTGGTTCGACTGGTCGCGCAGTGTCGAGAACCCGAACCAGTTCGTGCTGGTCGAGGCCTTCCAGGACGACGCCGCGGAGGCCCACGTCAACAGCGATCACTTCTCGCAGGCCATGCAGGACATGCCGCAGGCACTCGTGGAGACGCCGGAGATCATCAGCGAGCGCATCGGAGCCGAGGGCTGGGGCCGCATGGGCGAGCTGACCGTGGGCTAG
- a CDS encoding cold-shock protein, translating into MATGTVKWFNAEKGFGFIAPDDGSADVFAHFSAINASGYRSLDENQKVSFDTEQGPKGPQASNIQPL; encoded by the coding sequence ATGGCAACAGGTACCGTGAAGTGGTTCAACGCTGAGAAGGGCTTTGGATTCATTGCTCCCGACGACGGAAGCGCAGATGTGTTCGCACACTTCTCCGCCATCAACGCGAGCGGCTACCGCTCGCTCGATGAGAACCAGAAGGTCAGCTTCGACACCGAGCAGGGCCCCAAGGGTCCTCAGGCGTCGAACATCCAGCCCCTCTAA
- a CDS encoding hypothetical protein (possible pseudo due to frameshift): MDKGTEAARAEPPAAGTRAAQPTSRRRPVSVKDVAARAGVSWKTVSNVVHGKTHVKPALRQRVEQAIEELDYRPNLAGRQLRQGSSKALVLALPDIRSPYFSTLAHEVIRSCRALGYTATVEEIGMDIADERRVLGGLP, translated from the coding sequence GTGGACAAGGGTACTGAGGCGGCGCGGGCCGAGCCGCCCGCGGCCGGGACGAGGGCTGCCCAACCGACCTCCCGCCGTCGACCCGTCAGTGTCAAGGACGTGGCGGCGCGTGCCGGTGTCTCGTGGAAGACCGTCTCGAACGTGGTGCACGGCAAGACCCATGTGAAGCCGGCGCTGCGCCAGCGGGTCGAACAGGCCATCGAGGAACTCGACTACCGGCCCAACCTCGCCGGGCGGCAGCTGCGCCAGGGCTCGAGCAAGGCGCTGGTGCTCGCCCTGCCGGACATCCGCTCGCCGTACTTCAGCACGCTGGCGCACGAGGTGATCCGGAGCTGCCGGGCGCTCGGCTACACCGCCACGGTGGAGGAGATCGGCATGGACATCGCCGACGAGCGCCGGGTGCTGGGAGGGCTACCGTGA
- a CDS encoding sugar ABC transporter permease codes for MSSTVASARSVLAADDARNERNKTLAATVGKNRGVLAGGIVALSIAAALWLLPLLWGVLTSLKTEKDASAAELAILPREGLTFEAYRTVLTTGEVPLWMLNSLLVSIAVTVLTVAISALAAYGFSRTTFRGRKWLYAVTIASIMVPGQILIVPLFQQMNALRLIDTYPGIILPQIVAPMMVFILKNFFDTVPIELEEAARLDGASRLRTFLTVVLPLSRPILIAVSIFVFIGAWNNFLWPFIVTNNPDLLTLPVGLATIKNAYGVQYAQTMASAILAALPLLVVFMLFQRQIVKGFATSGLGGQ; via the coding sequence ATGTCCTCCACCGTGGCTTCCGCCCGATCCGTCTTAGCGGCCGACGACGCCCGCAACGAGCGCAACAAGACGCTCGCCGCGACCGTCGGCAAGAACCGGGGCGTCCTCGCCGGCGGCATCGTCGCCCTCTCGATCGCCGCAGCCCTGTGGCTCCTCCCCCTCCTCTGGGGCGTCCTGACGTCGCTCAAGACCGAGAAGGACGCCTCGGCGGCCGAACTCGCGATCCTTCCCCGCGAAGGCCTGACGTTCGAGGCCTACCGCACCGTCCTGACGACGGGTGAGGTCCCCCTGTGGATGCTGAACTCCCTGCTGGTCTCGATCGCCGTGACCGTCCTGACGGTGGCGATCTCCGCACTGGCCGCCTACGGGTTCTCCCGGACCACCTTCCGCGGCCGGAAGTGGCTGTACGCCGTCACGATCGCCTCGATCATGGTGCCCGGCCAGATCCTGATCGTCCCCCTCTTCCAGCAGATGAACGCGCTGCGGCTCATCGACACCTACCCGGGCATCATCCTCCCGCAGATCGTGGCGCCCATGATGGTCTTCATCCTGAAGAACTTCTTCGACACGGTGCCCATCGAACTCGAGGAGGCGGCGCGCCTCGACGGCGCCTCGCGGCTCCGGACCTTCCTCACGGTGGTCCTGCCGCTCTCCCGCCCCATCCTGATCGCCGTCTCGATCTTCGTGTTCATCGGTGCCTGGAACAACTTCCTGTGGCCGTTCATCGTGACGAACAACCCTGACCTGCTGACCCTGCCCGTGGGCCTCGCGACGATCAAGAACGCCTACGGCGTGCAGTACGCGCAGACTATGGCGAGCGCCATCCTCGCAGCCCTGCCGCTCCTGGTGGTGTTCATGCTCTTCCAGCGCCAGATCGTGAAGGGCTTCGCCACCTCCGGGCTCGGCGGCCAGTAG
- a CDS encoding TetR family transcriptional regulator, with the protein MTASSTAAGATGAESTTAGRPRRRPRREDVRAGLLAAALEVFEEIGYVAARLDTIAERAGYTKGAVYSNFGSKQELFATLLGERLADTAADVLSQLDHVTSLDETVLHTARYLARGVLREQRWHALVVEFALQAGRDPEVGAVFREHRRNRRLLLATTLAERAAGFGAPSDPEHYTVFATILLATVNGMAVECAADPEAVTEEQITDSIAAVLHAALAA; encoded by the coding sequence ATGACAGCATCGAGCACGGCAGCGGGCGCCACGGGAGCGGAGAGCACGACGGCGGGCAGGCCGCGGCGTCGCCCGCGGCGCGAGGACGTCCGTGCGGGCCTGCTCGCCGCAGCCCTGGAGGTCTTCGAGGAGATCGGTTACGTGGCGGCCCGGCTCGACACCATCGCCGAGCGCGCCGGGTACACGAAGGGCGCGGTCTACTCCAATTTCGGCTCGAAGCAGGAGCTGTTCGCCACCCTGCTCGGCGAACGGCTGGCCGACACCGCGGCCGACGTCCTCAGCCAGCTCGACCACGTGACATCGCTGGACGAGACCGTCCTGCACACCGCCCGCTACCTCGCCCGCGGAGTCCTGCGGGAGCAGCGCTGGCACGCCCTCGTCGTCGAGTTCGCGCTGCAGGCGGGCCGGGACCCGGAGGTGGGCGCCGTCTTCCGCGAGCACCGGCGCAACCGCCGCCTGCTGCTCGCCACGACACTGGCCGAGCGGGCGGCCGGCTTCGGCGCCCCGTCGGACCCAGAGCACTACACCGTGTTCGCGACCATCCTGCTGGCCACCGTGAACGGCATGGCCGTGGAGTGCGCCGCGGACCCCGAGGCCGTCACCGAGGAGCAGATCACCGACAGCATCGCGGCCGTCCTGCACGCGGCCCTCGCGGCCTAG
- a CDS encoding hypothetical protein (possible pseudo due to frameshift) has product MFPLLRTELSRFRITLKSRAALLVIAIIPALYGGLYLAANWDPTGHLGNLTAAVVDEDQPAVSTGPDGAETTISAGADLTERLTSSDDAGFTWVVVGADDARKGLDDGTYAATLGIPADFSSRLASVGGDAPAQAMLDITTNDADSYIVGQVGNTVAANLQRQVRSGATEDYLDSIYLGFSSLHGSLTEAGEGAGRIAAGAQGADEGSAALVVGLGSLVDGSAQLSSGSAEVAGGAADLATGAAGLATGLQHLDTATADLVPQSQQLAEGADSAAAGGAAVETGAAQVAAGTRSVADGAARRPPPPWPGTGAVAAGVTQVGDGAGPSRQAPPSSERGRARPPRVPVPSPTGSSSSPRTTHPCPNPSGSQPSSASPPELTPPPPAASRSRPAREASPPRPPTSPPVPQPPPTGRPPPLTAPPASPQERRRSRRARRMPRTAQELSRRVPPISRTGSHGCRPEPPRSPATRRNSGAASCRRRTAPTASPREPPRSAAGQQTSPGEPRRWRTGPGRRTTARPHSRTASGRWPVAHRTSPGNSSRGPGRCRTTTTRSARP; this is encoded by the coding sequence GTGTTTCCCCTGCTCCGCACGGAACTCTCCCGTTTCCGCATCACGCTGAAGTCCAGGGCCGCGCTGCTGGTCATCGCGATCATCCCTGCGCTGTACGGCGGGCTCTACCTCGCCGCCAACTGGGACCCCACGGGCCATCTCGGGAACCTCACGGCCGCCGTGGTCGACGAGGACCAGCCGGCCGTCTCGACCGGACCGGACGGCGCCGAGACCACCATCTCGGCGGGAGCGGACCTCACCGAACGCCTGACCTCCTCCGACGACGCGGGCTTCACCTGGGTCGTCGTCGGCGCCGATGACGCCCGGAAGGGCCTCGACGACGGCACCTATGCGGCGACCCTCGGGATTCCCGCCGACTTCTCGTCACGGCTCGCCTCGGTCGGCGGCGATGCCCCGGCCCAGGCGATGCTCGACATCACCACCAACGACGCCGACAGCTACATCGTCGGTCAGGTCGGCAACACCGTGGCCGCTAACCTGCAGCGCCAGGTGCGGTCCGGCGCCACCGAGGACTACCTCGACAGCATCTACCTCGGCTTCTCCTCGCTCCACGGCAGCCTCACGGAAGCCGGCGAAGGCGCCGGCAGGATCGCGGCCGGCGCACAGGGCGCGGACGAGGGATCGGCCGCGCTCGTCGTCGGGCTGGGTAGCCTCGTCGACGGCAGCGCCCAGCTGTCCTCCGGGAGTGCCGAGGTCGCCGGGGGTGCAGCCGACCTCGCGACCGGTGCAGCCGGCCTCGCCACCGGGCTGCAGCACCTCGACACGGCGACGGCGGACCTCGTGCCGCAGTCGCAGCAGCTTGCCGAGGGCGCGGACTCCGCGGCCGCCGGTGGGGCGGCTGTCGAGACCGGAGCCGCCCAGGTCGCCGCCGGCACGCGATCCGTGGCCGACGGCGCCGCCCGACGTCCGCCGCCGCCCTGGCCGGGCACCGGCGCCGTCGCGGCCGGCGTCACGCAGGTCGGGGACGGAGCCGGGCCCTCTCGGCAGGCGCCACCCAGCTCGGAGCGGGGGCGGGCCAGGCCGCCACGGGTTCCCGTGCCGTCGCCGACGGGCTCGTCCAGCTCGCCGCGGACTACGCATCCCTGTCCGAACCCGAGCGGCTCGCAGCCCTCCAGCGCCTCGCCTCCGGAGCTGACGCCGCCGCCACCGGCAGCGAGCAGGTCGCGGCCGGCACGGGAAGCCTCGCCACCTCGGCCGCCGACCTCGCCGCCGGTGCCGCAACCGCCGCCGACGGGGCGTCCGCCGCCGCTGACGGCGCCGCCCGCCTCGCCACAGGAGCGCAGACGCTCGCGACGGGCGCGGAGGATGCCGCGAACGGCGCAGGAGCTGTCTCGCAGGGTGCCTCCGATCTCGCGGACGGGCTCGCACGGCTGCAGGCCGGAACCGCCACGCTCTCCGGCAACACGCCGGAACTCCGGAGCGGCATCGTGTCGGCGTCGGACGGCGCCGACCGCCTCGCCGCGGGAGCCGCCACGCTCAGCAGCGGGGCAGCAGACGTCGCCGGGGGAGCCTCGACGCTGGCGGACGGGTCCGGGCAGGCGTACGACGGCGCGACCGCACTCGAGGACGGCCTCGGGACGCTGGCCGGTGGCTCACAGGACCTCGCCCGGCAACTCGAGCAGGGGGCCGGGAAGGTGCCGGACCACGACGACGCGGAGCGCTCGGCCCTGA
- a CDS encoding hydrolase — MPHSDPAVTPSMVPKPEHPRPQFVRTDWLNLNGMWQFEIDAGDSGLERGVPSRDLAREILVPFAPESRLSGVEHVDFMEAVWYRRTITVPAAWAGRKAVLHFGAVDHDATVWVNGVEVARHRGGFTPFSADLSGVAGPGEEAVIVVRARDSRHDLQARGKQATWYDNTHCQYTRTTGIWQTVWLEAVPEVSIRRLQMVPNLASRSIRLTVPLTANRPGHAVRATLADAQGPVVSAQVAAHLDLAPEVHLAIPADRFTPWSIDTPHLYDLTVELLDADGAPVDTVLSYAAVRSVALDGKKVLINGEVVFQKLILDQGYWEDSLMTAPDEEALLTDIELSMAAGFNGARLHEKVFEERFLYHADRLGYLVWGEFGDWGVSGAGTVGHNQAPTASFITQWLEALQRDFNHPSIIGWCPLNETHQKLHDRITVLDDVTHGMFLATKLADPTRPVIDASGYAHRVTTTDIYDSHSYEQDPVAFALEQGGLSEGRPFVNRNHAGEDYSVPYNGQPFFISEFGGIWWNAEEAAAAVSGDDESESWGYGQRVANEEDLYHRFEGLCSVLLDNPDMFGYCYTQLTDTFQEKNGIYNFDRSSKLDITRIRSIQDRVAAIELASLKADA, encoded by the coding sequence ATGCCGCACAGCGACCCCGCCGTCACCCCGTCCATGGTGCCCAAGCCCGAGCACCCGCGCCCGCAGTTCGTCCGCACCGACTGGCTGAACCTCAACGGGATGTGGCAGTTCGAGATCGACGCCGGAGACTCCGGCCTCGAACGCGGCGTGCCGTCCCGCGACCTCGCCCGGGAGATCCTCGTGCCGTTCGCGCCCGAGAGCCGCCTGTCCGGCGTCGAGCACGTCGACTTCATGGAGGCGGTCTGGTACCGGCGCACCATCACCGTCCCGGCGGCCTGGGCCGGCAGGAAGGCGGTGCTCCACTTCGGCGCCGTGGACCACGATGCGACCGTCTGGGTGAACGGCGTCGAGGTGGCACGGCACCGCGGCGGCTTCACGCCCTTCTCGGCCGACCTGTCGGGTGTCGCGGGACCGGGGGAGGAGGCCGTGATCGTGGTGCGCGCGCGGGATTCACGCCATGATCTGCAGGCCCGGGGGAAGCAGGCCACCTGGTACGACAACACGCACTGCCAGTACACGCGCACCACCGGCATCTGGCAGACCGTCTGGCTCGAAGCCGTCCCGGAGGTGAGCATCCGTCGGCTCCAGATGGTCCCGAACCTCGCATCGCGCAGCATCCGCCTCACCGTCCCCCTGACGGCCAACCGTCCGGGGCACGCCGTGCGGGCGACCCTCGCCGACGCACAGGGACCCGTGGTGTCCGCGCAGGTCGCCGCCCACCTGGACCTCGCGCCCGAGGTGCACCTGGCCATCCCCGCGGACCGCTTCACCCCGTGGTCGATCGACACGCCCCACCTCTACGACCTGACCGTCGAACTGCTCGATGCCGACGGGGCCCCGGTGGACACCGTGCTCAGCTATGCCGCCGTGCGCTCGGTGGCGCTGGACGGGAAGAAGGTGCTGATCAACGGCGAGGTGGTCTTCCAGAAACTCATCCTCGACCAGGGCTACTGGGAGGACTCGCTCATGACGGCGCCGGACGAGGAGGCGCTGCTGACGGACATCGAACTGTCCATGGCGGCGGGTTTCAACGGTGCACGGCTGCACGAGAAGGTCTTCGAGGAGCGCTTCCTGTACCACGCGGACCGGCTGGGCTACCTCGTGTGGGGCGAGTTCGGCGACTGGGGCGTGTCCGGCGCCGGGACGGTGGGCCACAACCAGGCACCGACGGCGAGCTTCATCACGCAGTGGCTCGAAGCCCTGCAGCGGGACTTCAACCACCCGTCGATCATCGGCTGGTGCCCGCTGAACGAGACGCACCAGAAGCTGCACGACCGCATCACCGTGCTCGACGACGTCACGCACGGCATGTTCCTCGCGACCAAGCTCGCGGATCCGACCCGGCCGGTGATCGACGCCAGCGGCTATGCGCACCGCGTCACAACGACCGACATCTACGACTCGCACTCGTACGAGCAGGATCCGGTGGCGTTCGCGCTCGAGCAGGGCGGCCTCTCCGAGGGCCGGCCGTTCGTGAACCGGAACCACGCCGGCGAGGACTACTCCGTGCCGTACAACGGCCAGCCCTTCTTCATCTCGGAGTTCGGCGGTATCTGGTGGAACGCCGAGGAGGCCGCGGCGGCCGTCTCGGGGGACGACGAGTCCGAGTCCTGGGGCTACGGCCAGCGCGTGGCCAACGAGGAGGACCTCTACCACCGGTTCGAGGGGCTGTGCTCGGTGCTGCTCGACAACCCCGACATGTTCGGCTACTGCTACACGCAGCTGACCGACACGTTCCAGGAGAAGAACGGCATCTACAACTTCGACCGCTCGTCGAAGCTCGACATCACGCGTATCCGTTCCATCCAGGATCGCGTCGCGGCCATCGAACTGGCGTCCCTCAAGGCCGACGCCTAG
- a CDS encoding sugar ABC transporter permease has protein sequence MSSLTSNTTEAPLEQSGADVDPPSRPRSDGARRRSIQGRSGFWFVLPFAVAFAIFLIWPIVTGLWMSFTNQSLTGSGSDFAGLANYSEAVQDGALWQALGNTAFFTLLTVVPLVVLSFALAYLVYIGLPGQWLWRLSFFAPYLLPVSVTVALWQWMFQPDFGLLNGLLQRAGLAQLGFISEEGLAMFSVALVTVWWTIGFNFLLYLSALNNIPDHLYEAASIDGAGPWRRLVSITIPMISRTTVMIVMLQILASLKVFEQIFLLTNGGPNGSTRSVLEYIYDVGFTGYRLGYASAISYLFFALIVVISIVQLRVMNRKSA, from the coding sequence ATGAGTTCCCTGACCAGCAACACGACAGAGGCCCCCCTCGAACAATCGGGCGCCGACGTCGACCCGCCCTCCCGTCCCCGCAGCGACGGTGCACGCCGGCGCAGCATCCAGGGCCGCAGCGGCTTCTGGTTCGTCCTGCCGTTCGCCGTGGCGTTCGCGATCTTCCTGATCTGGCCGATCGTCACGGGACTGTGGATGTCCTTCACCAACCAGAGCCTCACCGGCAGCGGCTCGGACTTCGCAGGGCTTGCCAACTACTCCGAGGCGGTGCAGGACGGCGCCCTGTGGCAGGCGCTCGGCAACACGGCCTTCTTCACACTCCTCACGGTGGTGCCGCTGGTGGTGCTCTCCTTCGCCCTGGCCTACCTCGTCTACATCGGCCTGCCCGGACAGTGGCTCTGGCGCCTGTCCTTCTTCGCTCCGTACCTCCTGCCGGTGTCCGTGACCGTGGCCCTGTGGCAGTGGATGTTCCAGCCCGACTTCGGCCTGCTCAACGGCCTGCTGCAACGTGCGGGCCTCGCGCAGCTCGGCTTCATCAGCGAGGAGGGCCTGGCCATGTTCTCGGTGGCCCTCGTCACCGTGTGGTGGACCATCGGCTTCAACTTCCTGCTCTACCTCAGCGCCCTCAACAACATCCCCGACCACCTGTACGAGGCGGCGTCCATCGACGGTGCTGGGCCGTGGCGCCGGCTGGTGTCCATCACCATCCCGATGATCAGCCGCACCACCGTGATGATCGTGATGCTGCAGATCCTGGCGTCGCTGAAGGTGTTCGAGCAGATCTTCCTGCTGACCAACGGCGGGCCGAACGGCTCCACGCGGTCGGTCCTGGAGTACATCTACGACGTCGGCTTCACGGGCTACCGCCTCGGCTACGCCTCCGCGATCTCGTACCTGTTCTTCGCCCTGATCGTCGTCATCTCCATCGTCCAGCTCCGCGTGATGAACAGAAAGTCGGCCTGA
- a CDS encoding 2-oxobutyrate oxidase: protein MNGRNLLRMQHSPGSIPTLDLSTARSADGSFNPGFIEELREAAHTVGFFHVINYGAAPTQVDDLFSVTRRFFDLPLEERLKIHNQSSPHFRGYAGLGTEITRGRPDAREQIDFSPEREPLGDYPADEPYWLLQGPNLWPRETLPELEEQAMAWAGLMSTVGAELLSAIAVALHLPEDYFAEPFERTPAWMAKLVHYVGGVVEGAGSQGVGAHADYGFVTLLLQDEVGGLEVLPHSADEWVPVTPIPGALVVNLGEMLEVATEGYLAATIHRVTSPAPGVDRYAIPFFWSPRLDAVIEPVPLTDELKAAARGISDDPENPMLSSYGSNVLKGRLRAHPDVTELHHPELLRK from the coding sequence TTGAACGGGCGTAATCTCCTCCGCATGCAGCACTCTCCGGGATCGATCCCCACTCTTGACCTCAGTACCGCACGTTCCGCCGATGGTTCCTTCAACCCCGGCTTCATCGAGGAACTGCGCGAAGCCGCCCACACCGTCGGTTTCTTCCACGTCATCAACTACGGCGCAGCACCCACCCAGGTGGACGACCTGTTCTCCGTCACGCGCCGGTTCTTCGACCTTCCGCTCGAGGAGCGGCTGAAGATCCACAACCAGTCGTCGCCGCACTTCCGCGGGTACGCCGGCCTCGGAACCGAGATCACGCGCGGCCGGCCCGACGCCCGCGAGCAGATCGACTTCTCTCCCGAGCGCGAACCGCTCGGCGACTACCCGGCCGACGAGCCGTACTGGCTGCTCCAGGGCCCCAACCTGTGGCCGCGCGAGACGCTGCCCGAACTCGAGGAACAGGCCATGGCCTGGGCCGGGCTGATGTCCACCGTGGGCGCCGAGCTGCTCTCGGCCATCGCCGTCGCACTCCACCTGCCCGAGGACTACTTCGCCGAGCCCTTCGAGCGCACTCCCGCCTGGATGGCCAAGCTCGTGCACTACGTCGGCGGCGTCGTCGAGGGTGCCGGATCGCAGGGCGTCGGGGCCCACGCCGACTACGGCTTCGTGACGCTCCTGCTGCAGGACGAGGTGGGCGGCCTCGAGGTCCTTCCCCACAGCGCGGACGAGTGGGTGCCCGTCACACCGATCCCCGGGGCACTCGTGGTCAACCTGGGCGAGATGCTCGAGGTGGCCACCGAGGGCTACCTCGCGGCCACCATCCACCGCGTGACCTCTCCCGCGCCCGGCGTGGACCGCTACGCCATCCCGTTCTTCTGGTCGCCGCGCCTCGACGCCGTGATCGAGCCCGTGCCCCTCACGGACGAGCTGAAGGCCGCTGCACGCGGCATCTCGGACGACCCCGAGAACCCCATGCTCTCGTCCTACGGCTCGAACGTCCTCAAGGGCCGCCTGCGCGCACACCCGGACGTCACCGAGCTCCACCACCCGGAGCTGCTGCGGAAGTAA
- a CDS encoding ABC transporter substrate-binding protein codes for MGHDPTPRTPVSRRSILQGLLGAGGLLAAGGTLAGCSTSAAGRGGVQLWDLFSGADGAKMRSMIQSVTTAAPDLSVRPVTLAWGSPYYTKLAMSSASGKAPETAIMHVSRLAGYAPGGLLEPFDLDLLAEQGITEQDFAPAVWQSCQYEGRLYALPLDTHPFIAFYNRDIADEAGLLTADGTLQPITSPDAMIDTATRLAAVTGAQGISFGHVLDTGQSWRLFWGLYAQTGGDYSMTVGSPASIDRDKAREVIEFLVRLMDGTAMADNLNYPGAISAFTSGRTGMILSGEWELPAFAESIPNLGAMPMPTLFGTPATYADSHAWVLPRQADQDPETRRRTYELVAGILKQGGTWAAAGHIPAYLPVQDTPEYTQLSPQTEYASAGENPVFDPSVWFAGAGTEFQKQVSEALSGAFTGALSPDEAIDSMLSRIDAMLLAPNPT; via the coding sequence ATGGGACACGATCCCACGCCCAGGACACCGGTCTCGCGCCGCTCGATCCTCCAGGGGTTGCTCGGCGCAGGAGGACTCCTGGCAGCAGGAGGAACGCTCGCCGGCTGCTCGACCTCCGCCGCCGGCCGGGGCGGCGTCCAGCTCTGGGACCTGTTCTCCGGAGCGGACGGCGCCAAGATGCGCTCCATGATCCAGTCCGTCACGACGGCCGCCCCGGACCTCTCGGTGCGCCCGGTGACCCTCGCCTGGGGCTCGCCCTACTACACGAAGCTCGCCATGTCCTCGGCCAGTGGCAAGGCGCCCGAGACGGCGATCATGCACGTCTCGCGGCTCGCCGGGTACGCTCCCGGCGGCCTGCTCGAGCCCTTCGACCTGGACCTCCTCGCCGAACAGGGCATCACGGAACAGGACTTCGCACCCGCGGTGTGGCAGAGCTGCCAGTACGAGGGGCGGCTGTACGCCCTGCCGCTGGACACCCACCCCTTCATCGCGTTCTACAACAGGGACATCGCGGACGAGGCCGGACTGCTGACCGCCGACGGCACGCTGCAGCCCATCACCTCCCCGGACGCCATGATCGACACCGCCACCCGGCTGGCGGCCGTCACCGGTGCGCAGGGGATCTCGTTCGGGCACGTCCTGGACACCGGACAGTCCTGGCGCCTCTTCTGGGGACTGTACGCCCAGACGGGCGGGGACTACTCGATGACCGTCGGCAGCCCCGCGTCGATCGACCGCGACAAGGCCCGCGAGGTCATCGAGTTCCTCGTCCGGCTCATGGACGGCACCGCGATGGCCGACAACCTCAACTATCCCGGCGCCATCTCGGCCTTCACCTCGGGGCGGACCGGCATGATCCTCTCCGGCGAGTGGGAGCTGCCCGCCTTCGCCGAGAGCATCCCCAATCTCGGCGCCATGCCGATGCCCACCCTGTTCGGGACACCCGCCACCTACGCCGACTCGCACGCCTGGGTGCTGCCGCGGCAGGCCGACCAGGACCCCGAGACCAGGCGGCGGACCTACGAACTCGTGGCAGGCATCCTCAAGCAGGGTGGCACGTGGGCCGCCGCGGGCCACATCCCGGCCTACCTGCCCGTCCAGGACACCCCGGAGTACACGCAGCTCTCCCCGCAGACCGAGTACGCCAGCGCCGGCGAGAACCCCGTCTTCGATCCGTCCGTCTGGTTCGCGGGCGCCGGGACGGAATTCCAGAAGCAGGTCAGCGAGGCGCTCTCCGGGGCGTTCACCGGCGCCCTCTCCCCCGACGAGGCCATCGATTCCATGCTCAGCCGCATCGACGCGATGCTGCTCGCTCCGAACCCGACGTAG
- a CDS encoding membrane protein, whose product MNPRTLFRTVAVAEAVTWAFLLLGMFFKYVARTTEALVPPAGAVHGFVFLCFVVTTVFIWINQRWSVLTGLLGLASAVVPFATVPFERWIERGGQLAGAWRLAPGAEAPRNPLEQVQAWVLRSPLVALLVAVVGISVVFSVLLLVGPPGSSS is encoded by the coding sequence ATGAACCCCCGCACGCTATTCCGCACCGTCGCAGTCGCGGAGGCGGTGACCTGGGCCTTCCTGCTCCTTGGCATGTTCTTCAAGTACGTCGCGCGCACGACCGAGGCGCTCGTGCCGCCGGCGGGAGCCGTGCACGGCTTCGTGTTCCTGTGCTTCGTGGTCACGACGGTCTTCATCTGGATCAATCAGCGCTGGTCGGTCCTGACGGGCCTGCTGGGGCTCGCCTCGGCCGTCGTCCCCTTCGCCACCGTCCCCTTCGAGCGGTGGATCGAGCGCGGTGGGCAGCTGGCCGGCGCCTGGCGGCTCGCACCGGGTGCGGAGGCGCCCCGGAACCCGCTGGAGCAGGTCCAGGCCTGGGTGCTGCGGAGCCCGCTCGTCGCCCTGCTGGTCGCGGTGGTCGGCATCTCGGTGGTCTTCTCGGTGCTCCTGCTCGTCGGGCCTCCCGGGTCCTCGAGCTGA
- a CDS encoding hypothetical protein (possible pseudo due to frameshift) produces the protein MLARRDTTPLVLLGERLVDSGLPHVAIDNRGSARVLTRHLIDGGRRHLAFLGSQATLGTGTAQMRLDGFLDALAEASLDAPEALRLEAAEYTREEGEALAHRLLDLGRPCDGVVCGNDLLAVGALRAFRSRGVSVPGDIAVAGWDDIPEASYGFPSLTTIAPDIAQIASLASGLLIAEIEGARDGEPEAAADYVLRVRESAP, from the coding sequence GTGCTGGCCCGGCGCGACACGACCCCGCTGGTGCTCCTCGGCGAGCGCCTCGTCGATTCGGGGCTGCCCCACGTCGCCATCGACAACCGCGGCTCGGCACGCGTGCTCACGCGGCACCTGATCGACGGCGGTCGCCGGCACCTCGCCTTCCTCGGGTCGCAGGCGACGCTCGGCACGGGTACCGCCCAGATGCGTCTCGACGGATTCCTCGACGCGCTCGCCGAAGCATCGCTCGACGCGCCCGAGGCCCTCCGCCTGGAGGCCGCCGAGTACACACGGGAGGAGGGCGAGGCACTGGCTCATCGCCTCCTCGACCTGGGCCGGCCCTGTGACGGCGTGGTCTGCGGCAACGACCTCCTGGCGGTCGGTGCCCTCAGGGCGTTCCGGTCCCGTGGCGTCTCGGTGCCGGGTGACATCGCCGTCGCCGGCTGGGACGACATCCCCGAGGCGTCCTACGGCTTCCCGTCGCTGACCACGATCGCACCCGACATCGCGCAGATCGCGTCGCTGGCGAGCGGACTGCTGATCGCCGAGATCGAGGGGGCGCGCGACGGCGAGCCCGAAGCGGCAGCCGACTACGTCCTGCGGGTCCGGGAGTCGGCGCCCTGA